A single Oncorhynchus kisutch isolate 150728-3 linkage group LG19, Okis_V2, whole genome shotgun sequence DNA region contains:
- the LOC109864706 gene encoding ubiquitin-conjugating enzyme E2 D2 isoform X1, protein MALKRIHKELNDLARDPPAQCSAGPVGDDMFHWQATIMGPNDSPYQGGVFFLTIHFPTDYPFKPPKLAFTTRIYHPNINSNGSICLDILRSQWSPALTISKVLLSICSLLCDPNPDDPLVPEIARIYKTDTEKYNRLAREWTDKYAML, encoded by the exons GAGCTGAACGACCTGGCCAGGGACCCTCCTGCACAGTGTTCCGCCGGCCCTGTTGGAGATGACA TGTTTCATTGGCAAGCTACAATTATGGGGCCT AATGACAGTCCATACCAAGGTGGCGTTTTTTTCCTGACCATTCATTTCCCCACAGACTACCCCTTCAAACCACCTAAG CTAGCATTCACCACAAGAATTTATCACCCAAATATTAACAGTAACGGCAGCATCTGCCTGGATATTTTGAGATCACAGTGGTCTCCAGCATTAACTATCTCTAAAG TACTTTTGTCCATTTGTTCTCTCTTatgtgaccccaaccctgacgaCCCGTTAGTGCCAGAAATCGCCCGTATCTACAAAACAGATACTGAAAA GTATAATAGACTAGCGAGAGAATGGACAGACAAGTACGCTATGCTTTAG
- the LOC109864706 gene encoding ubiquitin-conjugating enzyme E2 D2 isoform X3, whose protein sequence is MALKRIHKELNDLARDPPAQCSAGPVGDDMFHWQATIMGPNDSPYQGGVFFLTIHFPTDYPFKPPKLAFTTRIYHPNINSNGSICLDILRSQWSPALTISKVLLSICSLLCDPNPDDPLVPEIARIYKTDTEKTFPSMSGIID, encoded by the exons GAGCTGAACGACCTGGCCAGGGACCCTCCTGCACAGTGTTCCGCCGGCCCTGTTGGAGATGACA TGTTTCATTGGCAAGCTACAATTATGGGGCCT AATGACAGTCCATACCAAGGTGGCGTTTTTTTCCTGACCATTCATTTCCCCACAGACTACCCCTTCAAACCACCTAAG CTAGCATTCACCACAAGAATTTATCACCCAAATATTAACAGTAACGGCAGCATCTGCCTGGATATTTTGAGATCACAGTGGTCTCCAGCATTAACTATCTCTAAAG TACTTTTGTCCATTTGTTCTCTCTTatgtgaccccaaccctgacgaCCCGTTAGTGCCAGAAATCGCCCGTATCTACAAAACAGATACTGAAAA GACCTTTCCTTCCATGTCAGGTATAATAGACTAG